The genomic segment CCTTAAAATTTTATTTTACTTCGGATATTGTTAAGGTCTATTTACGAAAAATAAACCGTCTAAAAATAAATGTAAAAAATGAATATCTTTGGATTTCGTTGTGTTCAATGTCAAAACAAACTGCAAATCAGTTCACATGGGCTTTGTAGTCGTTGTAATCACACTATTCGTCGTTTCCCTTATTGTGGAAAGTGCGGTGCAAAATTATCACAAAATGCGATGATATGCGGGCAATGTTTGCGCCACGAGCCAAGTTGGGATCGATTGGTGATGGTAGGGCGTTATAACGAACCATTGTCAACATTAATTCATCGTTTTAAATTTCAACGTGCCTTTTGGCTTGATCGAACTTTAGCCCGATTATTATTGCTTGCCGTGCTTAATGCAAAACGTGAGCATGGTTTGGCTTTACCTGATGTTATCCTTCCTGTTCCATTACATCATTTTCGTCACTGGCGACGAGGTTATAATCAATCAGATTT from the [Actinobacillus] rossii genome contains:
- a CDS encoding competence protein F, which encodes MNIFGFRCVQCQNKLQISSHGLCSRCNHTIRRFPYCGKCGAKLSQNAMICGQCLRHEPSWDRLVMVGRYNEPLSTLIHRFKFQRAFWLDRTLARLLLLAVLNAKREHGLALPDVILPVPLHHFRHWRRGYNQSDLIAYWLSKWLKIPCNNNLLKRTKHTPTQRGLTAKARRQNLKNAFAIKREITYRRVALIDDVITTGSTLNEIAKLLRKHGVQEIQVWGVAKT